A DNA window from Solanum lycopersicum chromosome 3, SLM_r2.1 contains the following coding sequences:
- the LOC101268353 gene encoding uncharacterized protein encodes MEDSVRSGGGVLKKKSSSGCLIIKRKDDRLGIGGISSSGASQKVKNRPKLVMNEYESSEEISESIQRKNGQVFSNGSVFYGRSGVRDGEFGRNMNLSNFNKHEECDTKMQSNVYGDDRFNMVERRGGSREFGTESTSVMVEKRKLSYMDISSSFSGSRSKGDGGGFKRRCGLLDDGVHMPMSLPREASHESIRLQGKNGVLKVMVNKKKIDFRPKEYDPVEIEGRKGSSSADVVKRNFQVRPSFYWGPKRPEKQPLLFQTEGNELKPQKPLSGKSTHLVASEKDETDTSLKLAPPSLQPASSAMCVLKEESRPLASEDVTPAKRKDGKVNRGGSTEKQKLRERIRGMLIEAGWTIDYRPRKNREYLDAVYINPSGTAYWSIIKAYEAFQKRSEVDSGKSKPDGSSCSFAPISDDLINKLTRQTRKKIEKEMKKKRKDDDQRQDPKQTFVNESVLGICSDQRENKFNNYIMKTDKLLQGKLHASDQESGDNSSDNSLKVRRLVQDMAGKASVGVASNSIHGRRSKLIGRCTLLARHSDKGEYSDSDGYVPYTGKRTLLSWLIDSGILKLRQKIQYVNRRKTTVKLEGWITQDGVHCGCCSKILPVSRFELHAGSKRHQPFQNIVLESGASLLECLVDAWNQQKESDRQNFYNIDIDGDDGEDDVCGICGDGGDLICCDGCPSTFHQSCLGIQILPTGLWHCPSCTCKFCGAASRNPAEDSETVVHEFLSCSLCEKKYHKSCSLEMNALPAISNNPSGTFCGQKCQELYDHLQNILGVKHELEAGFSWSLIQRTDLDSDTSHYPFPQRVECNSKLAVALAVMDECFVPIVDRRSGINIIHNVLYNTGSNLSRLNFRGFYTAILERGDDIISAASIRIRGTQLAEMPFIGTRNIYRQQGMCRRLFDAIETVLSTLKVEKLIIPAISEHLHTWAKVFGFDELEESNKQEMKSISMLVFPGTNMLQKKILKKDVQEACVLQQSHPPSPVLVEKTDQESSLRRGGHLHDGVCVNIVKKPDDRLGPMDSDSPVSAIQLSDSSVVRAEGGCCKSDTQVSSKEVEKNFAESATKWMLSSPPYGTSDSRPDTEDAALGPGNIVNSAEVSSGNMSAVK; translated from the exons ATGGAGGATAGTGTGAGATCAGGGGGTGGtgtattgaagaaaaaaagCTCATCTGGCtgtttaattattaaaaggaaAGATGATAGGTTGGGCATAGGAGGGATCAGTTCTTCAGGGGCTTCACAGAAGGTGAAGAACAGGCCTAAGTTGGTAATGAATGAGTATGAGTCGAGTGAGGAGATATCAGAGTCAATTCAGCGAAAAAATGGTCAAGTTTTTAGTAATGGTTCTGTTTTTTATGGAAGAAGTGGTGTTAGAGATGGTGAATTTGGTAGAAATATGAATTTGTCCAATTTCAACAAGCATGAAGAATGTGATACGAAAATGCAATCGAATGTGTATGGTGATGATAGATTTAACATGGTTGAAAGAAGAGGGGGTTCGAGAGAGTTTGGTACTGAGTCTACGAGTGTAATGGTTGAGAAGAGGAAGCTTTCATATATGGATATTTCAAGTAGTTTTTCCGGTAGTAGGTCAAAGGGAGATGGCGGTGGATTTAAGAGAAGGTGTGGTTTATTAGACGATGGAGTGCATATGCCCATGTCATTGCCAAGAGAAGCCTCTCATGAATCAATCAGATTGCAAGGGAAAAATGGGGTATTAAAGGTTATGGTGAATAAGAAGAAGATCGACTTCAGGCCCAAGGAATATGATCCTGTGGAAATTGAAGGTAGAAAAGGTTCTTCGTCGGCAGATGTTGTCAAAAGGAATTTTCAAGTCCGTCCATCCTTTTACTGGGGTCCTAAACGACCTGAAAAGCAACCTTTGTTATTTCAAACAGAGGGAAATGAGCTGAAACCGCAAAAACCTTTGTCGGGTAAAAGCACCCATTTAGTGGCCTCTGAAAAAGATGAGACTGATACGTCACTAAAGTTGGCACCTCCTAGTTTGCAGCCTGCTAGCTCAGCAATGTGTGTGCTGAAGGAAGAAAGCAGGCCGTTGGCGTCTGAAGATGTTACCCCTGCTAAAAGAAAAGATGGGAAAGTGAATCGAGGTGGGAGCACTGAGAAGCAGAAGTTGCGAGAACGAATAAGAGGAATGCTCATTGAAGCTGGATGGACCATTGATTATAGACCAAGAAAGAACAGAGAATATCTGGATGCAGTGTACATTAATCCTAGTGGAACAGCCTATTGGTCAATAATTAAGGCCTATGAAGCATTTCAAAAACGATCTGAGGTAGATTCAGGTAAAAGCAAACCTGATGGCAGCTCTTGTTCATTTGCTCCAATATCAgatgatttaattaataaacttaCCAGGCAAACaaggaaaaaaattgagaaagaaatgaaaaagaaaagaaaagacgATGACCAGAGACAAGATCCTAAACAGACTTTTGTGAATGAGTCTGTGTTGGGCATATGCAGTGATCAGCGTGAGAATAAGTTCAATAACTATATAATGAAGACAGATAAGTTGCTGCAAGGAAAATTACATGCATCAGACCAGGAGAGTGGGGATAATTCAAGTGATAACTCATTGAAGGTAAGGAGACTTGTGCAGGATATGGCTGGAAAAGCATCTGTTGGAGTTGCTTCTAATTCAATACACGGAAGAAGAAGTAAATTAATTGGACGATGTACATTGCTGGCCCGTCATTCTGACAAGGGGGAATATTCAGATAGTGATGGATATGTTCCATATACTGGAAAAAGAACCTTGTTGTCCTGGTTGATTGACTCCGGAATATTAAAGTTGAGACAGAAGATTCAATATGTGAACCGTAGAAAGACAACAGTAAAATTAGAAGGTTGGATCACACAAGATGGTGTCCACTGTGGTTGCTGTAGTAAAATCCTTCCAGTTTCAAGATTTGAGCTCCATGCAGGAAGTAAACGACATCAACCATTTCAAAACATTGTTTTAGAGTCTGGAGCTTCCTTACTAGAGTGCTTGGTTGACGCATGGAATCAACAGAAAGAGTCTGATCGCCAGAATTTCTACAATATAGACATTGACGGTGATGATGGTGAAGATGATGTTTGTGGTATTTGTGGTGATGGTGGTGACCTTATCTGTTGTGATGGTTGCCCATCAACTTTTCATCAGAGCTGTCTAGGAATACAA ATACTTCCTACTGGCCTTTGGCATTGTCCAAGTTGCACTTGCAAATTTTGTGGGGCTGCTAGTAGAAACCCTGCTGAGGATAGTGAGACAGTAGTCCACGAATTTCTTTCTTGCAGCCTCTGTGAGAAAAAAT ATCATAAATCATGCAGTTTGGAGATGAATGCTTTACCTGCTATTTCCAATAATCCATCTGGTACATTTTGTGGGCAGAAATGCCAGGAG CTGTATGACCATCTACAGAATATTCTTGGTGTCAAACATGAACTTGAAGCAGGATTCTCATGGTCCCTGATTCAAAGAACAGATTTGGACTCAGATACTTCTCATTACCCCTTTCCTCAACGGGTGGAGTGCAATTCTAAGCTAGCTGTTGCACTGGCTGTTATGGATGAATGTTTCGTACCCATTGTCGACAGGAGAAGTGGGATAAATATTATTCACAACGTTCTCTACAACACTGG CTCAAATTTAAGTCGGCTGAATTTCCGTGGCTTCTACACTGCAATTCTGGAAAGAGGTGATGACATAATATCTGCTGCATCTATAAG GATCCGTGGAACTCAACTTGCAGAAATGCCATTCATTGGGACCAGGAATATATATAGGCAGCAAGGGATGTGTCGTAGACTTTTTGATGCTATTGAGACA GTCCTCTCTACTTTAAAAGTTGAGAAGTTGATCATTCCTGCTATATCTGAGCATCTGCATACTTGGGCCAAGGTTTTCGGATTCGATGAACTTGAGGAATCAAACAAGCAAGAAATGAAATCCATCAGTATGTTGGTGTTTCCTGGTACAAACATGTTACAAAAGAAGATACTGAAGAAAGATGTGCAAGAGG CTTGTGTGTTACAGCAAAGTCATCCTCCATCGCCTGTTTTGGTTGAAAAAACGGATCAGGAATCATCTCTCAGGCGTGGCGGACATCTGCATGATGGCGTATGTGTGAACATCGTCAAAAAACCTGATGACAGGTTAGGTCCAATGGATTCTGACTCTCCAGTTTCTGCCATTCAGCTAAGTGATAGCAGTGTGGTTAGAGCAGAAGGTGGTTGTTGCAAGTCAGACACCCAAGTTTCCAGTAAGGAGGTGGAGAAGAATTTTGCTGAATCAGCCACAAAGTGGATGCTCTCTTCTCCTCCATATGGCACAAGTGACAGCAGGCCTGATACTGAAGATGCAGCACTAGGTCCTGGAAACATTGTCAACTCTG